One window from the genome of Cyclobacterium amurskyense encodes:
- a CDS encoding response regulator, with the protein MTMKSAHILLVEDNEGDVFLTKEALNESENSNTVSVARDGQEALDFIFKTNGFEEKTTPDLIILDVNLPKKNGHEVLYELKNHDCYKQIPVIILSTSSSQKDIDLSYQNYANCYITKPIVVSDFIKAISSIQQFWLDTATLPVN; encoded by the coding sequence ATGACAATGAAATCAGCGCACATTTTATTGGTAGAAGATAATGAAGGTGATGTATTTTTAACTAAAGAAGCCTTAAATGAAAGTGAGAATAGCAATACAGTAAGTGTAGCCAGAGATGGTCAGGAAGCGCTAGATTTTATTTTTAAGACAAATGGGTTTGAAGAAAAAACCACTCCAGATTTAATTATCTTAGACGTTAATCTACCTAAGAAAAATGGACATGAGGTCCTTTATGAGCTAAAGAACCATGATTGCTACAAGCAAATTCCCGTAATTATATTATCTACTTCCAGTTCCCAAAAAGACATTGATTTGTCTTACCAGAACTATGCAAATTGTTATATAACAAAGCCTATTGTTGTTTCAGACTTTATAAAGGCCATATCTTCGATTCAACAATTTTGGTTAGATACTGCTACACTTCCCGTTAATTAG
- a CDS encoding aldo/keto reductase — protein MKYITFKNQDKMPMLGLGTWKSGPGEVYQAVLWALEAGYRHIDCAAIYQNEKEVGDALKEAFDKGIVKREEVWVTSKLWNNAHEIDKVEEGLQKTLADLQLTYLDLYLIHWPISLKSGVTFPKDGNDFLDYKTVPLTDTWKGMEALKEKGLTKHIGVSNFNKAKLSEIIGACQVVPEMNQIEIHPYLPQEGLVSFCKEKGINLTAYSPLGSADRPKARQKEDDPILMEHKVFKDIAKKHEASVAQVLIAWSLHRGIAVIPKSANKDRIKANLASKDIELDKDDLKAIGEITSRHRYIDGTFFTEVPGSPFKQSDLWES, from the coding sequence ATGAAATACATAACATTCAAAAATCAGGATAAAATGCCTATGTTGGGTCTAGGAACCTGGAAATCAGGTCCTGGAGAAGTTTATCAAGCGGTACTTTGGGCGCTGGAAGCTGGATACAGGCATATTGATTGTGCAGCAATCTACCAAAATGAAAAAGAAGTAGGAGATGCATTGAAAGAAGCATTTGACAAGGGAATCGTGAAAAGAGAAGAGGTATGGGTAACATCTAAGCTATGGAACAATGCCCATGAAATAGATAAGGTAGAGGAAGGACTTCAAAAAACCTTGGCGGACCTGCAGCTAACCTACCTTGATCTTTATCTAATACATTGGCCCATTTCCTTAAAAAGTGGGGTGACCTTTCCTAAAGATGGAAATGATTTTCTTGATTATAAGACAGTTCCACTTACAGACACCTGGAAAGGAATGGAAGCGTTAAAAGAAAAGGGACTCACCAAGCATATTGGCGTATCCAATTTCAATAAAGCTAAACTGAGTGAGATTATTGGTGCTTGCCAGGTGGTACCAGAGATGAATCAAATTGAAATCCATCCCTATTTGCCTCAAGAGGGATTAGTGAGTTTTTGTAAAGAAAAAGGCATCAATCTAACTGCCTATTCCCCATTAGGATCAGCGGATAGGCCAAAGGCAAGACAAAAAGAGGATGATCCAATATTGATGGAACACAAGGTTTTTAAAGATATTGCTAAAAAACACGAGGCGTCAGTGGCTCAGGTTTTGATCGCTTGGTCATTGCATAGAGGCATTGCTGTAATTCCTAAATCCGCCAATAAAGATAGGATTAAAGCCAACCTTGCATCTAAGGATATTGAACTTGATAAAGATGACTTGAAAGCCATAGGTGAAATTACTAGTCGGCATAGGTATATTGATGGAACCTTTTTTACCGAAGTGCCAGGAAGTCCATTTAAACAATCAGATCTCTGGGAGAGTTAA
- a CDS encoding aldo/keto reductase has translation MKSLLFQNGDQMPALGLGTWKSKPNEVYEAVLHAIKVGYRHIDCAYVYKNENEIGKAISDAISQGLVKREELWVTSKLWNDSHLPNDVLPAIKNTLNDLQLDYLDLYLVHWPIALKKGVGMPAEPSDFLTKDEAPLSATWAEMEKLQKNGLTRQIGVSNFNSAKIEALKKTASLMPTVNQIEFHPYLPQAKLKDYCDKNGIHITGYGPLGAAYRVAANEVDHPLLLENKQLEIIAKNNSASVAQVVLAWAIEKGVSVVPKSVNFQRIEENFAGSKLVLNKEDMETIDNLGGPYRYTHGGAWVGEISPYDFSDIWEENL, from the coding sequence ATGAAAAGTTTATTATTTCAAAATGGGGACCAAATGCCAGCTCTTGGCTTAGGAACCTGGAAGTCAAAGCCAAATGAAGTTTATGAAGCTGTGCTTCATGCAATAAAGGTTGGCTATAGGCACATAGATTGTGCTTATGTTTACAAGAATGAAAATGAAATAGGCAAGGCAATAAGTGATGCTATTTCCCAAGGCTTAGTGAAGCGGGAAGAATTATGGGTTACATCGAAGTTATGGAATGATTCTCATTTGCCAAATGATGTGCTTCCTGCGATTAAGAATACATTGAACGACTTACAGTTAGATTATCTTGATCTTTATTTAGTTCATTGGCCTATAGCTCTAAAAAAAGGAGTTGGAATGCCAGCTGAACCGAGTGATTTTTTGACGAAGGATGAAGCACCTTTAAGTGCCACTTGGGCTGAAATGGAGAAGCTTCAAAAAAATGGGCTAACACGCCAAATTGGGGTTTCTAATTTCAATTCGGCCAAAATAGAAGCACTTAAAAAAACAGCTTCTCTAATGCCTACAGTCAATCAAATAGAATTTCATCCTTATCTGCCTCAGGCTAAGTTAAAAGACTATTGTGATAAAAACGGAATTCATATTACTGGGTATGGCCCATTGGGAGCAGCCTATAGGGTGGCAGCCAATGAAGTGGATCACCCATTATTGCTTGAAAACAAGCAATTGGAAATTATAGCAAAGAACAATTCTGCTTCAGTAGCGCAGGTGGTACTCGCATGGGCAATAGAGAAAGGGGTTTCTGTAGTTCCTAAGTCCGTAAATTTTCAAAGAATAGAAGAGAATTTTGCTGGCAGTAAATTGGTTTTGAATAAGGAAGATATGGAAACGATTGACAATCTTGGGGGGCCTTACCGTTACACCCATGGAGGAGCTTGGGTAGGGGAGATAAGTCCTTATGATTTTTCTGACATTTGGGAAGAAAATCTATAA